Proteins from a single region of Acidobacteriota bacterium:
- a CDS encoding TonB-dependent receptor, whose amino-acid sequence MQRMTKVLLAIVAVCALCGSAQPAFAQNVTTGDLVGIVMDAQKAVLPGASVVAVHVPTGTTYEATTQADGRFAILQVRVGGPYKITASMSGFRNHEVTNVIVALGEARSVEITLALASVQETVNVVASAQLIDTSRAGTASNIDQQSIESLPTITRSLTDIARTRPMFNSMGSGAGDGASAVSVAGTSFRYNNLQIDGAANNDLFGLASSAGAPGGTAETQPVSLDAIAELQLVVSPYDVRQGGFAGGGINAVTKSGSNQFHGSGFFYGRDQRWVGKLNAVNLATPTSVAAISKFSDKQGGASLGGPVITNKAFFFGTVDFGRKYRPTGYSVSGSGQNFGNEALVDQFLSDLKNLYGYTPGPDPKSEFTRATNSDKYFGRVDVNVTRNDRLTIRNNTILSLNDIAGNPSTSSYRFPDNFYRYISNTNSAVAQLNSTWGKGVNELRVTYTRVRDHRENPLTGQPLFPMVTVTLASGRSAVAGTERYSSRNAINQDMIEVNEAYTLIKGSHTLTVGSHNEFLKLSNLFIRDNVGVYSFTSLANFEAGLAQAYDRSFSLTSDPNQPAQFNVNQWGLYAGDQWRVRNNFTLTFGARVDAPRFPKTPTANPVSVSAFGYATDVVPNDVQWSPRVGFNWNTRANGDEQIRGGIGMFTGRPAYVWISNQYGSTGVDFARIGASSNSNNKIPFVANPVGQPTTVTGATAGSYTNEIDLIDPNFKFPSILRGNLAWDRKLPFGFVGTAEFLWSKTLRDIKYENLNLAVNPAANSFMGRPFMSPVVTTLSNAPLLQNTNKGYTWNVSFEVRKPVSKGFFMAGSYSYGVAKSIMDGTSDQAISNWGNVYTTGSPNDVPLAISNFDPGHRISLTMAYEVRVWKESKATVSMFYSGQSGRPYALTVYGDINGDTYSNDLAYFPKSATEMTFTGGTYQNFLDWINADSCLSGYLGQIMPRNACRGPWIDTLDARLNLQLPPFKKVRAELTLDVLNVLNLINTKNGIVRYVGYGQNTSLTKLATNPSTGLPSTTTTITATNPLIGYDIGYMLSPTTQRYIFDNLRSRWQLQAGVRIRF is encoded by the coding sequence ATGCAGCGAATGACGAAGGTCTTGCTGGCGATCGTGGCGGTGTGTGCGCTGTGTGGTAGCGCTCAGCCCGCGTTTGCCCAGAACGTGACGACCGGCGACCTGGTCGGCATCGTGATGGATGCGCAGAAGGCGGTGTTGCCGGGCGCGTCCGTGGTGGCTGTTCATGTGCCGACCGGAACGACCTACGAAGCGACGACGCAGGCGGACGGGCGGTTTGCCATCCTCCAGGTTCGCGTCGGCGGCCCCTACAAGATCACCGCGTCGATGAGCGGATTCAGGAACCACGAAGTGACCAATGTCATCGTCGCCCTGGGCGAAGCGCGCAGCGTGGAGATTACGCTGGCGTTGGCGTCCGTGCAGGAGACGGTCAATGTGGTCGCGTCGGCCCAGTTGATTGATACGTCCAGGGCCGGCACCGCTTCCAACATCGATCAGCAGTCGATCGAGTCACTGCCGACCATCACACGCAGCCTGACCGACATCGCACGCACCCGCCCGATGTTCAATTCGATGGGATCGGGTGCCGGCGACGGCGCGTCGGCGGTGTCAGTGGCCGGCACGAGCTTCCGCTACAACAACCTCCAGATCGATGGGGCGGCCAACAACGACCTGTTCGGCCTGGCCAGTTCGGCGGGCGCGCCCGGCGGCACGGCCGAGACGCAGCCGGTCAGTCTTGACGCCATCGCCGAGCTCCAGCTCGTCGTCTCGCCGTACGACGTGCGGCAGGGCGGATTCGCTGGCGGCGGCATCAACGCGGTGACCAAGAGCGGCAGCAACCAGTTCCACGGGTCGGGATTCTTCTACGGCCGGGACCAGAGATGGGTGGGCAAGTTGAACGCCGTCAATCTGGCGACACCCACCAGCGTGGCCGCCATCTCGAAGTTCAGTGACAAGCAGGGTGGCGCCAGCCTCGGCGGCCCGGTCATCACGAACAAAGCGTTCTTTTTCGGCACGGTCGATTTCGGCCGCAAGTACCGTCCGACCGGGTATTCGGTCTCGGGCTCGGGCCAGAACTTCGGCAACGAGGCGCTCGTTGACCAGTTCCTCAGCGACCTCAAGAATCTGTACGGCTACACGCCTGGGCCGGACCCGAAGAGCGAGTTCACCCGGGCGACCAACAGCGACAAGTACTTCGGCCGAGTCGACGTCAATGTGACGAGGAACGACCGGTTGACGATTCGGAACAACACGATCCTGTCGCTCAACGACATCGCCGGCAATCCGTCGACATCCTCCTATCGTTTCCCCGACAACTTCTATCGCTACATCAGCAACACCAATTCGGCGGTGGCACAGTTGAACTCGACCTGGGGCAAGGGCGTCAACGAACTGCGCGTCACCTACACGCGCGTGCGGGATCACCGCGAGAACCCGTTGACCGGTCAGCCGTTGTTCCCGATGGTGACAGTCACGCTGGCGTCCGGCAGATCGGCTGTCGCAGGGACCGAGCGATACTCGTCGCGCAACGCGATCAACCAGGACATGATCGAGGTCAACGAGGCCTACACCCTGATCAAGGGCAGCCACACCCTGACCGTGGGGTCGCACAACGAGTTCCTGAAGCTGAGCAATCTGTTCATCCGGGACAACGTCGGGGTGTACAGTTTCACGAGTCTCGCGAACTTCGAAGCCGGACTCGCCCAGGCGTACGACCGCAGCTTCTCGCTGACCTCCGATCCGAACCAGCCCGCGCAGTTCAACGTCAACCAGTGGGGACTTTACGCTGGTGACCAGTGGCGGGTGCGCAACAACTTTACTCTCACCTTCGGCGCCAGGGTGGATGCCCCGCGCTTCCCGAAGACGCCGACCGCCAATCCGGTGTCGGTGTCCGCGTTCGGGTACGCGACCGACGTCGTGCCCAACGACGTGCAGTGGTCGCCGCGCGTCGGCTTCAACTGGAATACGAGAGCCAACGGCGACGAACAGATTCGCGGCGGGATCGGGATGTTCACCGGCCGGCCGGCCTACGTGTGGATTTCGAACCAGTACGGCAGCACCGGCGTCGACTTTGCCCGGATCGGCGCGAGCAGCAACAGCAACAACAAGATCCCATTCGTCGCCAACCCGGTGGGCCAACCGACGACGGTTACCGGCGCGACGGCCGGCTCGTACACCAACGAGATCGACCTGATCGATCCGAACTTCAAGTTCCCGTCGATTCTTCGCGGCAACCTGGCATGGGACCGGAAGCTCCCGTTCGGCTTTGTGGGCACCGCAGAATTTCTGTGGTCCAAGACGCTCAGGGACATCAAGTACGAGAACCTGAATCTCGCGGTCAATCCAGCCGCGAACTCGTTCATGGGCCGGCCCTTCATGAGCCCGGTTGTCACGACGTTGAGCAACGCGCCGCTGCTCCAGAACACCAACAAGGGCTATACCTGGAACGTCAGCTTCGAGGTGCGCAAGCCCGTCAGCAAGGGGTTCTTCATGGCGGGTTCCTACTCGTATGGCGTGGCCAAGTCGATCATGGATGGCACCTCCGACCAGGCCATCTCCAACTGGGGCAACGTCTACACCACGGGTTCGCCCAACGACGTTCCGCTGGCGATTTCCAACTTCGATCCAGGCCACCGGATCAGTCTCACCATGGCGTACGAGGTGCGGGTCTGGAAGGAATCCAAGGCGACTGTCTCGATGTTCTACTCGGGCCAGAGCGGCCGGCCGTACGCGTTGACGGTCTATGGCGACATCAATGGTGATACCTACAGCAACGACCTGGCGTACTTCCCGAAGTCGGCCACCGAGATGACCTTCACGGGCGGGACCTACCAGAACTTTCTTGACTGGATCAATGCGGATTCCTGCTTGAGCGGCTACCTGGGCCAGATCATGCCGCGCAACGCCTGCCGCGGACCCTGGATCGACACGCTGGACGCTCGGCTCAATCTGCAGTTGCCGCCATTCAAGAAGGTGAGGGCGGAGCTCACGCTGGACGTGCTCAATGTGCTGAACCTCATCAACACGAAGAACGGGATCGTCAGGTACGTGGGGTACGGGCAGAACACGTCGCTCACGAAGCTGGCGACCAACCCGAGTACCGGGCTGCCGTCCACAACCACCACCATCACGGCAACGAACCCGTTGATCGGGTACGACATCGGATATATGTTGTCGCCGACCACGCAGAGGTACATTTTCGATAACCTTCGCTCGCGGTGGCAGCTTCAGGCCGGCGTCAGAATCCGGTTCTAA
- a CDS encoding glutaredoxin family protein, producing MKNKLFTMRDCPHCRDAKEFLDRCAPVYVEYDITDDPEALRLMLTLTGRAEVPTLVAGYEAVVGFNVETWNRVVEHGEAIRKDDPFRLPESIGPDPHDDD from the coding sequence ATGAAGAACAAGTTGTTCACGATGCGCGACTGTCCGCACTGCCGCGACGCCAAGGAGTTTCTCGATCGCTGCGCTCCTGTCTACGTCGAGTACGACATCACGGATGATCCAGAAGCGCTGCGGCTCATGTTGACCCTGACCGGTCGAGCCGAGGTTCCGACCCTTGTTGCGGGCTACGAAGCGGTTGTCGGCTTCAACGTCGAGACGTGGAACCGCGTGGTTGAACACGGTGAGGCCATCCGGAAGGACGACCCATTCCGCCTTCCGGAGTCGATTGGGCCGGATCCGCACGACGATGACTGA
- a CDS encoding VWA domain-containing protein → MKSVWFRCAAGAGLLLASAVLFAQSPPASGQQSQPPAKPAAESVQKPVYRTSVDLVTTDVIVRDGRGQFVADLSKEQFEVFEDGVPQSVSSLVLVHGGRATNLALPPPAAPPEGIILPPARPTNDASGRVFILFIDDLHLDFKNTHRVRDLLKKIKNTLIHEGDMFGIVSTGTSSIAVDLTYDAKRIDEAIGKVMGGALKPTDIIQAPEGNEGPSEVRYRAHVAFSTAEDLMAQLDQVHNRRKALIYVSNGYDFNPFEKSRTGEADSVFENNQMKADEKQQRQQAAQAAGVDANDTTDPMATAANRFADADLARELSELTRSANRANATIYTFDPRGLVGMPDIDEKVDPTEWANYIQKSIDSLRVLAELTGGIAVVNQNDYEKALKRIDAETSDYYMLGYYSSNPDPLKRTRRVEVKVARKDLDVWSRQTYSLKKLPAPKLPPKTTK, encoded by the coding sequence ATGAAGTCCGTATGGTTCCGTTGTGCGGCCGGCGCAGGCCTGCTCCTGGCGAGCGCCGTCCTGTTCGCGCAGTCTCCGCCGGCGTCGGGCCAGCAGAGCCAGCCGCCAGCCAAGCCGGCGGCCGAGAGCGTGCAGAAGCCTGTCTACAGGACGTCGGTGGACCTGGTCACCACCGACGTCATCGTCCGGGACGGGCGGGGGCAGTTTGTCGCTGATTTGTCCAAAGAGCAGTTCGAGGTGTTCGAGGACGGCGTGCCGCAGAGCGTGTCGTCTCTGGTCCTGGTGCACGGGGGGCGAGCCACCAACCTCGCGCTGCCGCCGCCGGCCGCGCCGCCCGAAGGTATCATCCTCCCGCCGGCGCGTCCGACCAACGACGCCTCGGGCCGTGTCTTCATCCTGTTTATCGACGACCTGCACCTGGACTTCAAGAACACGCATCGGGTGCGCGACCTGCTCAAGAAGATCAAGAACACGCTCATTCATGAAGGCGACATGTTCGGCATCGTGTCGACCGGCACCTCGTCTATCGCCGTCGACCTTACCTACGATGCCAAGCGCATCGACGAAGCGATTGGGAAGGTGATGGGCGGAGCGCTGAAGCCGACCGACATTATCCAGGCGCCGGAAGGCAATGAAGGGCCGAGCGAGGTTCGCTATCGGGCGCACGTGGCGTTTTCGACGGCCGAAGACCTGATGGCGCAGCTCGACCAAGTCCACAACCGGCGCAAGGCCCTGATCTACGTGAGCAACGGGTACGACTTCAATCCATTCGAGAAGTCGCGGACGGGCGAAGCCGACTCGGTGTTCGAAAACAACCAGATGAAGGCGGATGAGAAGCAGCAGCGGCAGCAGGCGGCGCAGGCGGCTGGTGTGGACGCGAACGACACGACGGACCCGATGGCCACTGCCGCGAATCGCTTTGCGGACGCCGACTTGGCGCGCGAACTGTCGGAACTGACGCGCTCGGCCAATCGCGCCAATGCCACCATTTACACGTTCGACCCGCGCGGCCTGGTCGGCATGCCCGATATCGACGAAAAAGTGGACCCGACCGAATGGGCGAACTACATCCAGAAGTCGATCGACAGCCTGCGGGTACTCGCCGAGCTGACGGGCGGGATCGCGGTCGTCAACCAGAACGATTACGAGAAGGCGCTCAAGCGCATCGACGCCGAGACCAGCGACTACTACATGCTGGGTTACTACTCGTCAAACCCGGATCCGCTCAAGCGCACGCGGCGCGTCGAAGTGAAGGTCGCCCGGAAAGACCTTGACGTCTGGTCGCGACAGACCTATTCGCTCAAGAAGCTGCCAGCACCGAAACTGCCGCCGAAAACCACGAAATAG
- a CDS encoding serine hydrolase, translating to MVHPKRQLRRIVTAGLVCLVAVAAVDLAEASGRGQSTAKRQTSTKYSAAASRARKARLAQAEAAARAREAQPAQPRVKIDAQGDVVPDVRAEAAIIYNPATNKVLWEEKAFDQRSIASITKVMTALCFLDEAPNLATQVIITAADIRGASVTHLRALEQVSLDNLLHLMLISSDNAAARAIARVSPYGAAGFVVRMNQKAAELGLTSTSYADPSGLLAQNVSSAYDMARLIAYAADDALISTIMRTEAYSFRTSRRAVTIHSTNQLLRTANVDVRGGKTGFISQAGYCLVTLLRLPDLDQTVAVVVLGARSNAGRFSETKNLLSWVTSKAQSLLGGHPGPPRGPGAEIH from the coding sequence ATGGTCCATCCAAAGCGGCAGTTGAGGCGCATCGTCACGGCTGGACTGGTGTGCCTGGTGGCGGTCGCGGCGGTCGACCTGGCGGAGGCGAGCGGGCGGGGCCAGAGCACCGCGAAACGGCAGACGTCGACGAAGTACTCTGCTGCAGCGTCACGGGCGAGGAAGGCCAGGCTGGCACAGGCCGAAGCCGCCGCGCGAGCCCGCGAGGCGCAGCCGGCCCAGCCCAGGGTGAAGATCGACGCTCAGGGTGACGTCGTTCCGGATGTGCGTGCCGAGGCCGCGATCATCTATAACCCCGCGACCAACAAGGTGCTGTGGGAAGAAAAGGCGTTTGACCAGCGGTCGATCGCGAGCATCACCAAGGTAATGACGGCGCTCTGTTTTCTGGATGAAGCGCCCAATCTGGCCACACAGGTGATCATTACCGCCGCCGATATCCGGGGTGCGTCGGTGACGCACTTGCGGGCGCTGGAGCAGGTCTCGCTCGACAATCTCCTCCATCTGATGTTGATCTCATCCGACAATGCCGCGGCCAGGGCGATTGCGCGCGTGTCGCCGTACGGCGCCGCCGGATTCGTGGTTCGGATGAATCAGAAGGCGGCCGAACTCGGGCTGACCAGCACCAGCTACGCGGACCCGTCCGGTCTGCTTGCCCAGAACGTCTCGTCCGCATACGACATGGCGAGGCTGATTGCGTACGCGGCCGACGACGCCCTGATTTCGACCATCATGCGGACCGAAGCGTACTCGTTCAGGACGAGCCGGAGAGCCGTCACCATTCACAGCACGAACCAGCTGTTGAGAACCGCAAATGTGGATGTACGCGGAGGCAAGACGGGCTTCATATCACAGGCCGGCTACTGTCTCGTGACGCTGTTGCGGCTACCCGACCTCGACCAGACCGTCGCGGTGGTTGTGCTGGGCGCCCGATCGAATGCGGGGAGGTTCTCGGAGACGAAGAACCTGCTCAGCTGGGTGACCAGCAAGGCGCAGTCGCTGCTTGGCGGGCATCCCGGGCCACCCCGCGGCCCCGGCGCAGAAATTCACTAA